The proteins below are encoded in one region of Hordeum vulgare subsp. vulgare chromosome 3H, MorexV3_pseudomolecules_assembly, whole genome shotgun sequence:
- the LOC123439442 gene encoding uncharacterized protein LOC123439442, translating to MGFGVVSLLNAVFRRAFTSAGLRPSSVAVDAETTLHFWAHPSLLPSSSSDGDDKQRGRRPVAVLIHGFGPDPTWQWAAQVGPLSRHFDLVVPTLLFFGASTTRAPDRSDAFQAAAIAKLLGAVAVGGEEGRVVHVVGTSYGGLVAYHLARALQQQQGGAAGAGAGGWTVGKVAVCSSDLAKGAEDDRALAAKGGVADVTELMVPADTKALRRLMAICAHGPPKYLPECLARDLLRKCFAVQREGKIELIKGIASGHGFEITPLPQEVLIVWGEFDQIFPVAKAHKVKEKLGEKAKLRIIPNTGHLPHQEDSKLFNQILLDFLLPPPSSSNGIAAGK from the exons ATGGGGTTCGGCGTGGTGTCCCTCCTGAACGCGGTGTTCCGCCGGGCCTTCACCTCGGCCGGCCTCCGGCCCAGCTCCGTCGCCGTCGACGCCGAAACCACGCTCCACTTCTGGGCCCacccctccctcctcccctcctcctcctccgacggcgacgacaaacagcgggggcggcggccggtggcGGTGCTGATCCACGGGTTCGGGCCGGACCCGACGTGGCAGTGGGCGGCGCAGGTGGGCCCGCTGTCCAGGCACTTCGACCTCGTCGTCCCCACGCTGCTCTTCTTCGGCGCGTCCACCACGCGCGCCCCTGACCGCTCCGACGCGTTCCaggccgccgccatcgccaagctCCTCGGCGCCGTCGCTGTCGGCGGGGAGGAGGGAAGGGTGGTGCACGTGGTGGGCACCAGCTACGGCGGGCTGGTGGCGTACCACCTGGCGCGGGCgctgcagcagcagcagggcggggcggccggagccggagccggaggGTGGACGGTGGGGAAGGTGGCGGTGTGCAGCTCGGACCTGGCCAAGGGCGCGGAAGACGACCGGGCGCTGGCGGCCAAGGGCGGCGTGGCGGACGTGACGGAGCTGATGGTGCCGGCGGACACCAAGGCGCTGCGGCGGCTGATGGCCATCTGCGCCCACGGCCCGCCCAAGTACCTCCCCGAGTGCCTCGCCCGCGACCTCCTCCGG AAGTGTTTCGCTGTCCAAAGAGAGGGGAAGATCGAGCTCATCAAGGGGATCGCCAGCGGGCACGGCTTCGAGATCACTCCACTCCCCCAG GAAGTGCTGATCGTGTGGGGAGAGTTCGACCAGATCTTTCCGGTGGCCAAGGCGCACAAGGTGAAGGAGAAGCTGGGGGAGAAGGCGaagttgaggatcatcccaaacacGGGCCACCTCCcgcaccaggaggactccaagctCTTCAACCAGATCCTCCTCGACTTCCTGCTGCCTCCGCCTTCCTCCTCCAACGGCATCGCCGCCGGCAAATAG